The proteins below come from a single Malus domestica chromosome 03, GDT2T_hap1 genomic window:
- the LOC103432515 gene encoding protein TIME FOR COFFEE: MIMERSRETRRPTMAASKKQKRIVKEQSKKQRRYRGGDQDQESTEKSLGFSDHQVTPPLKAAREMIGVSVPRKARSAAGKRSHENFSSGSYGGVGEEEQSFQQQRFKAASLSFSNVSSRKKMKPNGPKIRIPNPSKSSGPVEEEDAIEIEIAEVLYGLMKQTQNSKTSNFEAKCRTDSEEKKPDAESASMAVQSGSVAEAVEVEESDRPEKIEACSEGASGSMDSHEEKAGNPYVEEKSSIATEAEFPWEDSTGTNAISTGLELKRKGEEERFEFDLMAPPPVEQDDDLTDSPPPTQDLDMKIEVMVKNEEKGETFAEEVVLEKSTATLQPSDSLLFQLQRKRCATHRHIAHNIYLHQKVAKTSDFWPAATGSVPLCGTKPDIPLPGSLSGPNLQHSQKKEQAASKFLSHSGKERSSEAANFVETSHKMQLSVQPSYPGSQMHGHTFAVEDQTAVTPTSNQFVPLKYAQSTNNAALSSHSSARPLESSLVNFNGYQFPVSTHIGTTPVFGRGNPAQVLPVFNTPFYSNQMFHPSYVQHQVQPSHQNANASSPSHRQHESHKLREAQFSSNSFFTSQKQHVSPSPQQCKLEGEANVENAASPAAAHAQNSVYGQTFSVPFQPVNFTLMPYVTMGGGGNGNRVEQSQQQGLKGGVELIPSKAFGISFSTVTGNNGSGTCLNFSSREQNPAIFQSLPDMAQHGYKITPAPQAAQQKNHHHQVSQGKTDGGSNNAEDGSRAASGKSSSGIGQKKTLVFDNSSRTLNFMSSNSQQQNMFQFQLQTPHLLQKQQPAIAAKVPKSPPVSSQALIQCNSHHQSPQLKNSTVMSFPLQQGRGSQGQTQISFGKPEISLSTTRATETH; encoded by the exons ATGATCATGGAGAGAAGCAGAGAAACAAGAAGGCCAACCATGGCAGCAAGCAAAAAACAGAAGAGAATCGTGAAAGAGCAGAGCAAAAAACAGAGGAGGTACAGAGGAGGAGATCAAGATCAAGAGAGCACAGAAAAGAGCTTGGGTTTTTCCGACCACCAAGTTACGCCGCCGCTAAAAGCTGCCCGTGAAATGATAGGAGTTTCAGTTCCCAGAAAAGCTCGCTCAG CTGCTGGAAAGAGGTCGCATGAAAATTTCTCTTCTGGGAGTTATGGAGGAGTTGGGGAGGAAGAACAGAGTTTTCAGCAGCAGAGATTCAAGGCTGCGTCGCTTTCTTTCTCAAATGTTTCATCAAGGAAGAAGATG AAACCAAATGGACCCAAGATTCGGATTCCAAACCCGTCGAAATCTTCAGGGCCTGTAGAAGAGGAAGACGCCATTGAGATTGAGATCGCTGAGGTTCTCTATGGCCTTATGAAGCAAACCCAGAATTCGAAAACTTCGAATTTCGAAGCTAAATGTAGAACTG ACTCCGAGGAGAAGAAACCGGATGCTGAAAGTGCTTCAATGGCGGTTCAAAGCGGCTCAGTGGCTGAAGCAGTTGAAGTTGAAGAAAGTGACCGGCCGGAAAAGATTGAAGCTTGCTCTGAAGGTGCATCAGGGTCAATGGACTCGCACGAGGAGAAAGCCGGAAATCCATACGTGGAAGAAAAGAGCAGCATCGCCACAGAAGCCGAGTTTCCGTGGGAAGATTCGACAGGGACAAACGC GATTTCAACTGGGTTGGAGCTTAAGAGGAAGGGAGAGGAGGAAAGGTTTGAATTTGATCTGATG GCTCCTCCGCCGGTGGAGCAGGATGACGACTTGACAGATTCTCCACCTCCTACCCAAGATTTAGATATG AAGATTGAAGTTATGGTCAAGAACGAAGAGAAAGGGGAAACATTTGCGGAGGAAGTTGTGCTAGAAAAATCCACTGCGACGTTGCAG CCTTCCGATTCCCTTCTGTTTCAGCTGCAGCGGAAGAGATGCGCAACCCACCGTCACATTGCTCACAACATTTACTTGCATCAGAAGGTTGCAAAGACAAGCGATTTCTGGCCGGCAGCAACTGGTTCTGTTCCTCTTTGTGGCACCAAGCCAGACATCCCATTGCCGGGAAGCTTATCAGGTCCAAATCTTCAGCATTCGCAGAAAAAGGAGCAGGCTGCGTCGAAGTTTTTAAGTCATAGTGGAAAGGAAAGAAGTTCCGAGGCTGCGAATTTCGTAGAGACATCACATAAAATGCAGCTTTCAGTTCAGCCATCGTATCCTGGTAGTCAAATG CATGGACATACTTTCGCGGTTGAGGATCAAACAGCAGTTACACCAACCAGTAATCAATTCGTCCCGTTGAAATATGCGCAATCAACAAACAATGCAGCACTCTCTAGTCATTCATCTGCTAGACCTCTGGAGAGTTCTTTAGTGAACTTTAATGGCTATCAATTCCCTGTTTCAACTCATATAGGAACAACACCAGTGTTTGGAAGAGGAAACCCTGCTCAAGTATTGCCTGTATTTAACACGCCTTTCTATTCAAATCAAATGTTCCACCCTTCCTATGTTCAGCATCAAGTCCAACCATCTCATCAAAACGCAAACGCTTCATCGCCTTCTCACAGGCAACATGAGTCCCATAAACTGAGGGAAGCACAATTTAGTAGCAACAGTTTTTTTACCTCACAAAAGCAGCATGTCTCACCATCGCCTCAACAATGCAAGCTCGAGGGCGAAGCGAACGTAGAGAATGCTGCATCTCCTGCTGCCGCTCATGCTCAGAACAGTGTTTATGGGCAGACTTTTTCGGTTCCATTTCAACCCGTCAACTTTACCTTGATGCCTTATGTGACAATGGGTGGTGGTGGCAATGGAAACCGTGTTGAGCAATCACAGCAGCAGGGCTTAAAGGGTGGAGTTGAGCTCATCCCATCTAAGGCATTTGGCATATCATTTTCCACCGTCACTGGAAACAACGGCTCGGGTACATGCTTGAATTTTTCATCCAGGGAACAAAATCCTGCAATATTTCAAAGCCTCCCAGATATGGCCCAGCACGGGTATAAAATCACACCAGCACCTCAAGCTGCACAGCAAAAGAATCACCACCACCAAGTATCCCAAGGGAAGACCGATGGTGGTTCGAATAACGCTGAAGATGGGTCAAGAGCTGCTTCTGGGAAGTCTTCATCAGGTATTGGGCAGAAGAAGACCCTTGTTTTCGACAATTCATCGAGAACTCTCAACTTCATGTCATCAAATTCTCAACAGCAGAACATGTTCCAGTTTCAGCTGCAGACCCCGCATCTGTTGCAAAAGCAGCAACCTGCTATTGCCGCCAAAGTCCCGAAAAGCCCCCCAGTTTCCTCACAAGCTCTAATACAATGCAATAGTCATCACCAATCTCCTCAGTTGAAGAACTCAACAGTCATGAGTTTTCCCCTGCAACAAGGAAGAGGTTCACAAGGTCAGACTCAGATATCGTTCGGGAAACCCGAAATCAGCCTTAGCACCACAAGGGCAACAGAGACCCACTAA
- the LOC114824062 gene encoding ribosome-recycling factor, chloroplastic-like: MATHFSPATPVRFVLQPKQNPPKTLLSIRDSFGGGPACKKCQPRTVKVCSWSSSASYVRSEDSAAKFSGNPIVVKKQLFQKRAGIVRAATIEEIEAEKSLIKKDTEGRMDKTLETVRSNFNSIRTGRASPAMLDKIEVEYYGSPVGLKTIANISSPDASSFLVQPYDKSSLKAIEKAIVSSDLSLTPNNDGEVIRLTLPQLTSDRRKELSKIVAKQTEEGKVALRNIRRDALKTLEKLEKGKKLSEDNVKDLSTDLQKLTDEYVKKLDAIFKQKEKELLKV; the protein is encoded by the exons ATGGCGACCCACTTCTCTCCTGCAACCCCTGTACGCTTCGTCCTCCAGCCCAAGCAAAACCCTCCCAAAACCCTCCTTTCCATTCGAG ATTCTTTTGGCGGAGGACCGGCCTGTAAGAAATGCCAGCCAAGAACTGTTAAGGTGTGCTCATGGAGCTCATCTGCTAGCTATGTGAGGTCTGAGGACAGCGCTGCGAAGTTTTCAGGCAATCCCATTGTTGTGAAGAAGCAATTGTTCCAAAAGAG AGCTGGAATTGTAAGGGCTGCTACTATCGAAGAAATAGAAGCAGAGAAGTCTTTGATAAAGAAAGATACT GAAGGAAGGATGGACAAGACTCTTGAAACCGTACGATCCAATTTCAATTCTATTAGGACAGGAAGGGCAAGCCCTGCCATGCTGGATAAGATTGAG GTTGAATACTATGGAAGCCCAGTTGGCTTGAAGACCATTGCTAATATTAGTTCCCCTGATGCAAGTTCCTTCTTGGTTCAGCCATATGACAAATCCAG CTTAAAGGCTATAGAGAAGGCCATCGTTAGCTCTGATCTTAGTTTGACTCCAAATAATGATGGAGAAGTAATTCGATTGACTCTACCTCAACTTACGTCAGACAGAAGGAAG GAATTGTCAAAAATTGTGGCAAAACAGACCGAAGAAGGAAAG GTGGCATTGAGGAACATAAGAAGGGATGCTTTAAAAACTCTTGAAAAACTTGAGAAG ggAAAAAAGCTCTCTGAAGATAATGTCAAGGACTTATCAACTGACTTGCAG AAATTGACGGATGAGTATGTGAAgaaacttgatgccatattCAAACAAAAAGAGAAG GAATTGCTGAAGGTTTAG
- the LOC103427399 gene encoding fatty-acid-binding protein 1 yields the protein MVSFRFPFSFSQPPKRTPTHSFSATSRPFYAAAAVTIASGVAVVAGVAAASHSSTQPFLQNALNSFFANRSLPLWGSLSLTDAPSSVVDSKTGASFPSVLAESRRLLGIGLRRKRVMGLKNIDVYSFGVYADYNDIKNLLGEKYGNLSVLELKDKEYSNDLLEADICMTVRLQIVYGRLSIGSVRSAFEESVGSRLQKFGGSDNKELLKRFTSQFKDEYKIPKGSIIDLSRERGYVLRTTIDGKEVGSIESKLLCRSLLDLYIGEEPFDKQAKEDVKLNVASLLQK from the exons ATGGTGTCTTTCCGCTTCCCCTTCTCGTTTTCTCAGCCCCCGAAGCGCACTCCCACCCACTCATTCTCCGCCACGTCACGCCCTTTCTATGCCGCCGCCGCCGTCACCATAGCTTCCGGGGTGGCCGTAGTCGCCGGGGTCGCTGCTGCCTCCCACAGCTCCACACAGCCATTTCTCCAGAACGCACTCAATTCCTTCTTTGCCAATCGCTCGCTGCCGCTTTGGGGATCGCTTTCTCTGACCGACGCACCGAGCTCGGTCGTCGATTCCAAGACCGGTGCTTCGTTTCCTTCCGTTCTTGCGGAGTCTCGGCGGCTTCTGGGAATTGGGTTGCGGAGAAAAAGAGTGATGGGCTTGAAGAACATCGATGTCTATTCATTTG GTGTTTATGCTGATTATAATGACATAAAGAATTTGCTTGGCGAGAAATATGGGAATTTGTCCGTTTTGGAACTCAAGGACAAGGAGTATAGTAATGATCTGCTGGAAGCTGATATATGTATGACAGTTAGGCTTCAAATAGTTTACGGCAGATTGAGCATTGGTTCTGTACGTAGTGCTTTTGAGGAGTCTGTGGGTAGCAGACTGCAGAAGTTTGGAGGATCCGATAACAAAGAATTGCTCAAAAG GTTCACGTCCCAATTCAAAGACGAATATAAAATACCTAAGGGATCTATAATAGATCTCTCAAGGGAACGGGGCTATGTACTTCGCACAACAA TTGACGGAAAGGAGGTGGGAAGCATAGAGAGCAAGCTCCTGTGCCGATCGCTTCTGGATTTGTATATAGGCGAGGAGCCATTTGATAAACAAGCCAAAGAAGATGTGAAGCTCAATGTGGCCTCTCTCCTTCAGAAGTAG